TAccaatactgtattgtactgtattgtaatgtattgtattgtactgattactcttttgtcacaacagatcccTCTGTGTGTTgtaattttgtcacaacagattttttctgtgtgaaatttaggctgctctccaaagagagagcatgttgccacagtacaatgtcacctcttttttttttttttttttttttttttttgtggatgaaaTACAAGTATGACTTGGATATTCCCCAAacttaaaaaaatcaacatttttcttttctatcaaaTTGATCATATGGACAGGATCATCCAGgaccatgatatatatatatatatatatatatatatatatatatatatatatatatatatatagagagagagagagagagagagagagagagagagagattaattgtaaaacagaaaaaaggcttGAAACCAAGTTGCGCGAAACTGGGTTTTagcagaacttttttttccccagtcaaacCAGTCAAAGCAAATGCACAACTCTGGACAGGCGCTGGTCGAGCTAAACACAAAATCGCATGTTACCAAGGCTTCCCGACACGGTATGTACCCACAATTTTCTAGTCATCCGTCCAATGCTAACCGTTGCATCACTGTGGTTGGTTACTGCGACGCCCGTTTTTGCTTGGACGGGTTGAAGAAGCAAACTGAAAAGTCCAGTCTTAAATTACTCCAAAAATATAGAGGGTTTTAGTACGAAACAGCAAATAATTTACTgctgaaagaaaatttaaaaCGCTAACAGATCTGCCCAGGTATTTGTTCAAGGTGTCACCATGGATGAAAAACGTAATTCAGTGCATACATAGATACTCACTCCAACTAGCTGTGGACACTGGCGATGATGTTCTCTGATCGTGGGTGTAACGACAGGCTATTTACAATAAGCTGGATTACAAGACGGTGTTCGACTACTTTAGGAAATCATCTTGAATGTGTCATCAGATTTCATTGCGAAAGACAGCGAAAAACGTATTCGTCATAAGCCTTCTTCCATCAAGACAACACAGGAAGATTAAAGTAAGGTGATATAACTGCACAACTTCCGCATTTCAGAGTTGTTTCCCATCAAGTTATCCGTGCTGCCTGATGTCGCGTGTACACAAactgactgtgtgacagtgtatgcGTACGTGactgcgtgcgtccgtgcgcgcgcgcgtgtgtataaaaGAGAGATATGCCCACGGTGTAAGTCCGTGCGATACATCCAagcaagcatctctctctctctctctctctctctctctctctctcgctctctctcaaatGAAGCTTTTCTTTTTATCCGTGTGAGCGTGACATTACGatgggaaaaaagacaaaaacaaacataggCCTACTTTTTGGAATTTTTAACCCTTGTTCGGGATTTGGATCTCACTGTTCGGAATTACGAGCCTGAGGCGCTAATTCCGAACATTTTCCCGGTCATTAAAAAAATGTGAATATCTCCTAAACCGAGAAACATTTACCACTGATGCCACTTTTCGTGCCTGAttaaagaggtgggtttttttttcccacgaaGAAGTGTGGACTGTTGACAGGGTGGAATTCTTAAGTGTTCGGATTTTAGAGGTTTTCCCTTACTCTGTTATGTTCACGTCGGTATGTATCAGATCAATGTATATATACCTACATCAAATGCACCGGCTGAGTAGGCTACATACATATTTCACGTTCAAATAAGATAGCTCACGTCGAGTCAAAATAAAGTACTGAGGAATATAGGCTACCTACATGCGTATTTCACGTCACTGAGAATGCCGCAAAAATTAAGCACAGTGATTTCATCAGTCAACGCCCACACGAGGCTGCTCTGAACAATGATGATCATTCATTCCGAGGGCTGTGAAATATCCACCCAATATTGTGCATTGTGCTGACACCGGCCTTCATCAAGATTTTCAGTAGGCAACAtcatgggggtgtggagagaggttTGCGGGGAAGATCATGTTGCAAAACATGATGGAACATTTCTAATTTGCTTCATGAAAAGCATATGGATCAAAATTGTAATGTTGGCTGCTTTCCACACTTCTTTTTCTCAGCTAAAGACTGAGAACTTGACACTTACAGATGAACCCCTTGCACTTCTGGCTTCACAGAAGTTATCACcaacactataaaaaaaattattatactGGTCAGTGCACATATAGTCAGTCAAATAAGTTATGTCAATTGATGTTTACCTGTCTATATCAGTAGCCCGCTGCACTTCCATAGTACCCACCACtgcaaaatgataatgataacagattttttttttttttaagtgtaacgACAAACAACATGGCACGAAAAGAGTGCAATGCCATACACTTCTTGGTATTTGCGTTTAGGCTCAGTCTGTCTTCTACCGAGTCTATATACGTAtaacgtgtgtgtcagtgtgtgtgtgtgtgtgtgtgtgtgtgtgtgtgtgtgtgtgtgtgtgtgtgtgtgtgtgtgtgtgtgtgtgtgtgtgtgtgtgtgtgtgtgtgagggtatcaGAGGTgtgaagaagctttcagcttagcCAGTTCCAGCCagtcctcaataaaacatttgtctctGTTCGTCAGTGTCTTCCTTCGCCTCTTTCACTCCCATCaagttcaccatcatcatccagtCACTATATCCACAAAAACCACGGccgtcattatcaacatcatcatcatcaccaccatcatcatcattttgcaaactttctggttctctctctctctctctctctctctctctctctctctcttcaagttcagtctctctctctttccgagtcTCTCCGGGAGTCTTTcgatcactctctctcagtctctctctctagtcacacacacacacacacacacacactggcacacacacgcacaaacgcacacacacggaacacacacacacacacacacacacacacacacacacacacacacacacactgactggcacacacacaaacacactgtgacaccgtgacacacacacacacacacacacacacacacacacacatcatgatcgcACGGCCACTACACACAAACGCTTCCTCGTTATCATTGCTTGGGGCCGCgaatgcggattttttttttttttgtttttttttgttcagtttgtttttgttttgttttgttggagtGGCGACTTGCAGCCATCAGTGATACAGCATTGGGTTTAGGTTCAGGGCTGGCATTGGTTGGATTAGACTGACGACGACATGTGGCAATGACGCACtgatgaagccacacacacacgcacacacaccggcacacacacacggcggacaacacaaacacacgcttccTGATCTTTCATTGCTTGGGGCGAGATTTTGTCTGTTGAAGTGGCGACTTGTGGACCTGACATTGGGCTGTATTCAGGGCCGGCACTCTTCAGTACTAAGTTGGCTTGGACCATGACAGGCAACGCTGATCAACTGTTGCCGCCCCACAGGATGCAAGCGCAACTGCCGCTTACTGTACGTATGTCTTGTCCACCCAGTTTCAGCACGATTGTGGTACCACTGTCTGGGACTGACCCTCAGttgcactcagacagacatcaaTACACTGGAGCGTGTACAATGTTTACAGCCCGCTCCACCAGTTGCGGCTGCATTAGTGGCGGCCGGCCGGGGCCGACTATACTGATATAATTATGGACCCCTGCTCCGACTGTAGGCCGAAACAACTGCGGCTAATCTTTTTCCTAAGGGTGGTTCGGACGGAGGATCTGGTACAGGCAACCCCTTaattgtgtcttttttgttttttcaacaccaCACTAACTCTCTTAGACAAGGCAGACTTGTACGTCAGTAGGCCTACGATCTGACAATCTCGCTATTATATCAGTCGTCCCGCACGGCTGACACGGTTACTGTACTGACAGAAACGTAAGGAACAACAGTGGGTTCTTCTCCATCCAGCCTTACAAGAAAGAGCATTGTAAAAACTCCttttcccagtttcagtttcagtttcagtagctcaaggaggcgtcactgcgttcggacaaatccatatacgctacaccacatctgccaagcagatgcctgaccagcagcgtaacccaacgcgcttagtcaggccttgagagaaaaaacaacaacaaaaaaccccccaataaATATGACAATAATCAgttaaataataataactgaTATATTGTACTgatttataaggcgcaaactcCACATATAGACTGATGGGCTCTaaacgcctcacatgaaacagtacacatataacagtgcattataccacacaagagtGCACGAAGACATAGAAGTAGAAAACAAAATTTTCTGTATCCACCAAAACAGATTGTAGAGATATGAATAATCGCCGCAGGGGaaaggcacaaaacacacacgcatacgcacacgcacacatgccctTGTATTGCAGCATCTCTCCAAGTGATGGTAGCGAAGAAATTATCGTGCTGATTGCAGCTACTCAGCTAGAAGtcccctcacaccacccccctttaatcattcataattatatatatttttttattttggaAGATTTTGAGCTTTTAGACGTGAAACTATAAAAAATAATGTCCGTGGAGCTACTTCCGTGATGGTTATTTTCAAATCGGTCGAAGAGTTAGCGTCGTTTGTTTTGTGACATACGCTCTCAGCAGAGGCGAGAGAAGAAGGTCGTTGTGGTCCAACATAATTCAGGTACCTAGGTCAAGTAGTATCCAGTAACGCAGCAAATAAGCTGCACGATGTTTACCAATAGATGTATTCATGTAAGTTCTTTATTTAAAAAGGACCCAGAAATTGGGATTACTACGTGATGTTTGCCGAGAAGTGCTGACGTAGTTTACGGAAGTAAAATATCAGGTTGCTTTTATTGCGCAGAAATCAGCCAATGTATCATCCAATGTTCCACACAATCAATTGGAGGAATGATATAACTCGATGAAAGTAAACAAACAGGTAAGCATAGAATAGACAATAAAAAGTACACTGTATGCAGTGTATCCCCACTATCCGTTTTACGAAGTAACCTGATCTCTTGATTTGATTTCCTTATACGAGAACACCGATAAATTTTGTACGTCTTGATATTGCTTGATGGCATTAACTAATTGAACTTGGTAATTGTAGACCTAATGTTTTATAAACATTTAACGGAAACTTTTTAGTGCTCAGTGCTGATGACACTTAattccagaagagtgatacccccgaaaaacagctcttgcaagaaacatccaactgcttcctggacattcaaaactggatgactctaaataattACAAttgaactgaagcaatgatcataggaactaaacaaaaactatcttccatcacaactgacacaatcaaacttgataGTACATTTATCCctttttccagttcagtcaggaacctcagtgttgtccttgacaacacactatccatgcaaaaaattatcagtcagacatgtcaatcctgcaactgtcaattgcggcgcatcagttccatccagaaatatctgtccattgacgcaacatctagacttgtcatttctctcattctctcatcgccttgactactgtaactctctattgtccggtttgcctgcttcatccattcagtcccttcagcacataccatacaaaactctgctgcccgactcgtcctcagaaataaaagatctgagcacgtcactcctcttttgcaacatctcaacTTGCGCCCtgtctcacagtcacacagaataaaacttgtacaagatcagcactctctgttataaatgtattaacaaatctgccctttcctatctctgcggctgccttcacctctacactccatttcgctcactacgattggcttcggatccactctgtttacgcatacccagattcaaacactccactgttggctgccgttctttctctgtgtctggaccttgcagttggaatgaacttcctctttcgcttcgtcaagtctccacactcagctcttttaaaacccacctcttctcaaaatagcctcccttccctgcctcttccttggcttcagtttctccagttttagagttaagcatgcgtgtgaatgactggtgcaaaactgctttgatttgtctctgcacaagattcagcgctatataaaaaccattattattgttattattaatggtggatatttaaaaaaaattatcttgacAGGCACTTACAGAATTTTAAATACAGAACTCATCTAGATATTTTGTGATTTATGAACTGACAAGCAATGCACACTCAATGTTGGAAAATGATTATATGTGGGGActctccttttcttccccacttcaagcaggcaaaaggccttgtcaggccaacacaccttgatattgatatgatgtgaATGACATTTACCTGCTTGCATTTTCACCCATTTTCTTTTCTAATCAACTGGCTCATTAAAGACTGTCAACAAAACGGAGCATATCTGGTCTGTTTAATTTGATTGACCTTCTCTGCTCGGGTTTTGAATAATGACTGGCGCACTAATATAATTCACAAACAAAATTCAGTCACACTGTATTCACAAGTTCAGCACTTGATTGACCTAAGTTGTGGCTATTTGTTCATTTTATCCTCTGCGCTTTGCAGGTCTGGAGAAAATGGTGCATGAAATTGAGGACTTCTATGGTGTGTACCTCCTGCTGTGTCGCAACCCACGCTATAAGGGTCGCACTTACATTGGCTACACGGTGGACCCCAATCGTAGAATCAAACAGCACAACACTGGCTCCCATGCTGGGGGAGCTTGGAGGACCAGCGGTCGTGGACCCTGGTACGgttaggatttaaaaaaaaatctatatttaCATACCAGGCCctgtgataatgatattaatggatacttacatagcaaaatgtccagaaatctgctctggtgctcagcaaaatacgtttttaaaaatgtttttttacaTGATGCATTACATCAGTGTAACATatgatatatgcatacacaccaaaatgtgacaagcAAACTTCTCCAGGATTTGTAGAgggaaagaagcaaacaaatacacacacacacacacacacacacacacacacacacacacacacactgactggcacacacacacacacacacacaattaaaaaagagaagatattgCAACAATTGTTCTGATAGATTTAGAAATCTTTTGTCTATTTGAATATTCTTATTTATATAAtataaatatgaaataaaatagattCATGAACTTTATTATGTAATGACTCATACAAATGATATTATAGACATGTTATAACATGATAGATAATAATACATGATACATAACAATTCCATGTACGTGAGCAGTTGTGCTCATCATACAGTTTGTCACATACATGTTTACTGTGTGCCAATATATGCTGATAGAGGAACAGAAGTCACACTGATGCttgatgtgtatatatgtgtatggttGCTACCATTAGCATTCTAATTTGATTTATATTTTACAATACATCATAAATGGGGCATTtcttgtgtgctgtgtgacattccAAGGCGAATGACATGGGGCTATAATCTGCTTTTCTCTCATTTTAGGGAAATGGTGCTGATCATCCATGGTTTTCCAGACAACATCTCTGCTTTGAGGGTATGAACAGCAATAAAATGCTCCTTATTTCAGATAAATTGTACTCTAGCAGATTATGTTATTATTGAATTAGTGTCTTTGAAGTTCACTTTATGACTAATCCCGATATGGAGAACCCATGAAGGCTAATAGTAAGTATAGCCTATTGCAGAATCATTGATAAAAGATAAAACAGCCACAGTATCAACGTTTCCttaagggtttaaaaaaaaaaaacaaactatttttGCATTTGTCTTTCACTTGGACTTGGAGAAAATAATTTCTTTTTAAAACTTGTTCAAGTGCTCAGAATATCTATTCAAATCTTAAAATTGTAGAGATTTCTGGGTTGTTTCTCAActtagtttgcatataatttataAATGATTATCTCAGTTCATCATGACTCTTGTCTCAGATGTGAACTCATACCACAAACAAAGCAGACAAATCAACATGGTTTGGATGCAAAATCTGTGTGAACTGTTGGTAATAATATACACTGAGACTGCACACAGGGAATGCACTGTTTAGTGTTACAGGTCAAGATTAACGAGTGAAGGGTCTGAAACATGGGGCTATAACATGTTTAAGTTAACATTTTTCTCTGAAAAAAACTGTGGTATTGCTCATCACATTGTTCTGCTGCTGAATCTTACCTCTGCTTACGAGCTGGTAGCATTGCTGCTATCACAGGCACTTTGACCATGCCTGGCTAAAAGTttgaaaaaattaaacaaaattgaAATTGATATATAAAATGGACCTTGTTCAGCATATTTGTCCACACCCCCATTTTAAGAAATGTAGACATTAAGTAACCTATTTAACATGTTATTGGTAATGGaaaatttctttttcagttttttccttgcttttttgTGTGAGAATATTTCTTTTCAATagttttgttcatctgtttgttttctaaattctgttcagtttgaatgGGCGTGGCAGCACCCGGACAGATGCCGCCGGCTGAAGCACATTCCGGTGTCCAAGCGCAGTTCTGAGACAGCGTTTCAGCACAGGTGGCGTCTGGTGTGCCACATGCTCCACACCCCACCCTGGAACCGACTGGCGCTCAACGTGCGATGGCTGAAGCAGGACTTCCAGCTGGACTTTCCACCCAGTCTGCACCCTCCCCGCCACATGCCTGTGGTGTTTGGGCCTGTGTGCAGTAAAAAGATACAGGGTGAGGCTTTTACTTCTGTGATCAGTGGATTGTTCTGTGAGAGAAATGGGAAGGTTTGAGTACATTTGCTtgtttttggttcaaacagtatTTTCTTTGAGACTCATGATGCACATGTAATGAATTCAAGAGGGCAGCAAGACAGTTAAGAGTTTTACATAAGTTACATTAAGTCCTGTTGTGATGTATATATGTGGTAATATACAGTTATGTCTCTGCTCTCATATACAATTGCTGAGCTCTCTTTTGTGTGCATAGATTGGAGGTATGGCTCAGTCTGGTTAGTTTGATTAATTTTTCAGTGTAAGCCTTTTAAGATGCTAAATTGATAAAATGGTATTTCATTCACAATAAGAGTTTTAAGGTGACTTGTTGGACTTGTCTGGCCCAGTGCTGAAATTGTATTGCTAGATTGATGGACTTTGAAATCTTTCCAGTTTTTGCCTTCTTTCAGTATCAAAGAATGCTGCATGCTGCTAAATACTTTCACATTGTTTGCAGTGATATAATGATATAGGTTCATGAGATGAATTTGAAAGCATCCCAAATtctcagagaaatgtgttgtgacaaagtcTGAACAGAGCAGCACAATCTCACCTCCTAAAGCTATCACGTTTATTCAGAGTTCTCTGCATTTCGCCATGCATTCATTCATGCGATGTATTGTCTTTGTACCCAGGTGATAAAGATAGCCAGAAAAAGAGTcccaagaagggaaaaaagacagGCAGCCCCTCCAAGGCTCAGACCTCAGCCTTTGCTGACACCGACAGTGGGCAGAAAGATGACTGCTTGATTCCGACACTGGTGAAGAAGAACCCTCTGTGTGCTGTCTGCCACAGTAAGATGAAGGTAAAGGAAGCACATGGCTAcaacacatacgtacatatagcCTTCatcagaaataaagaagaaaaatcacttgTGAATCTACTCGAGGAAAACAAGTGTCTGTTTTCCGTTTTCTGTGATTGTTTGGTATATGTTAGAGCATCGTTTGTTTGGTATATGTTAGAGCATCGTTCCTTAGTCAAGGACAAGTGTTGTTTTAAACCAGCTTCTGTGGTGTTGTGAGTTGTGCAGTTGACTAAGACAGGACTTGTTACCATTTTTACATtcagtgtggattttttttccttagCTTGTCTGGAGCTTCTGCCCAAAGTTGAAATTCTCACCCCATTCTCCTACATATGGAATTGCCAAATGGAAGGTTTATTATGTATGCATTTGCTTAGGGTTCATACAGGTTTTATATAAGTTTTAAAGAATTTTAGTATTAAAAAAggatattatatacatataacatGCCCTTTAAATGCATGAAAGTTTTTAGAAAATGACCCAGATTTCTAAAGTTTGAAGTTTTGACATCTGTATTACTGATcacaaaaaagaagggaaaaaatgtATGGTAGATCATTTCTGTCAGAGATAAAGCAAAGCTGCAAAATGTACATGTACTTGAATTTAAATTCAAAAGTAAAATAATgattcataaaaataaaaaaaattaaaaaaatcccaaAAGAATCTTTGTGACTGAAATGCCAGGCACTAAAAAATGTCACACATATTGGAGTCTTGACATATAAAATTTTTGGCCTTTTGTacttttgaatttaaaaaaaagagaaaagctcTTACATTTTATGTTTGAAACTCTGCATGAACCACAATGCATTATGGACTGGTGATTAATACCTGTCTGAACCATGATGCATTATGGACTTTGGTGATTAATACCTGTCTGAACCATGATGTGTTATGGACTTTCGTGATTAATACCTGTCTGAACCATGTGTTATGGACTTTGGTTATTAAAAACCTGTCTGAACCATCATGTATTATGGACTGGTGATTAATACCTGTCTGAACCATGATGCATTATGGAAATTTGTGATTAAAAACTCATCTTGCATAATGGAATTTTGTAATTTGAAAAGCCTGAACCCCAGTTGCATTACTGAATTTTCTGCTTAAAAACCTGTCTGGACCCTGTTGTTGAggtttgtgattaaaaaaaaacaaccctttctGAACCGTGTGGCGCTAACTGCCTGTTGTGTACAGGGGGAGTGTGAGCAACTGACGTGCTTCATGCCGGGCTGCAGCATGGTCAGCCATGTGGCCTGTCTGGCCCGCCAGTTTCTGGGCAGCGAGCAGTCGGTGCACCTGATCCCTGTGGAGGGGCCCTGCCCGGGGTGTGGCAAGGCGCTGCTATGGGGGGATCTGATCCGCCACTACAGGGGCTGCTACCAGAACCTGGCTTTGTCGTccgtgggggaggtgtgtgtctaGTGGGTGTAGGGGGATTGTGGTGTGTCTCTGGGTTGTgatctgtttgtatgtgtttttttctttttttttaacgtctttttactgttAAATAAtaaatgacaatgaaaaaaaaaaaaggaaaaagagaggaaaaaagtgaCTGGTGAAGTGTGGGGGTTGTGATCTATGTGCaagtttttattatttgttttgtggcgtgattgtgtatgtggtttgtgtctgtgtggtgcacATGCATCTTTGAAAATGACATATGTATGAGATTTatttgaattaaaaaagaaaagaaaagaaagatagcaCATAAGATCTGAGTCTAACTTTAACTTGAAATTGCAAGGCCCTTGCTAATATATCTAGTGTGTTGACATTTAACCTTTTTTTCTGACTCAGCTAAAATATAACAGGTATTCTATATTACCTAGCTCATAGCCAGTGTATTGATGTTTAAgcaggtttttttgggttttttttgccccagttaccgtaaagtttggtctataagccgcgactttttaccccagcttcaacctctgcggcttat
The DNA window shown above is from Babylonia areolata isolate BAREFJ2019XMU chromosome 29, ASM4173473v1, whole genome shotgun sequence and carries:
- the LOC143274966 gene encoding structure-specific endonuclease subunit slx1-like, coding for MVHEIEDFYGVYLLLCRNPRYKGRTYIGYTVDPNRRIKQHNTGSHAGGAWRTSGRGPWEMVLIIHGFPDNISALRFEWAWQHPDRCRRLKHIPVSKRSSETAFQHRWRLVCHMLHTPPWNRLALNVRWLKQDFQLDFPPSLHPPRHMPVVFGPVCSKKIQGDKDSQKKSPKKGKKTGSPSKAQTSAFADTDSGQKDDCLIPTLVKKNPLCAVCHSKMKGECEQLTCFMPGCSMVSHVACLARQFLGSEQSVHLIPVEGPCPGCGKALLWGDLIRHYRGCYQNLALSSVGEDEVGSQGSSRGGHWADDLNS